The DNA segment GGTTTTCCCAGGCTCGAGCACAGCAGCTGCTATTTACCTTCTTGGCTTCTCCCGGGGACTAGGAACCAGCCCCCGCTCTCTGCCGCCCGCCGCCGTCCCCCGCCTCCCTGCCCCCGGggcgcgcgcacacacactcacacacgcacgcacacacacatcctCCCGGCCCGGCCGCAGCCGCGGCGGCAATAAAACATCCTGGCACGTGCTCGGGCTCCAGGCGCGCCCTCGCCGGCCGGCTGATGTCAAACTGCAGCTCGACTGGTGTAGCTCTTAAAGGGCCCGCGTGTGCTGGGCGCCCGGGCCGCGTTGGCCGCCCGCGGGGTGAGGAGGGAGAGGCTGCCTCTCTGCCTGCCACCTCAACATACCGAAGAACTGAGCGCCTGCGTGTGGAAGGGAAAGGGTGGCGAAGGAGCACGCGCGTTTGCGAGGGCATTGCCATCAAAAACCCCCcttgttcatttttcatttgaaattccatttcctttctcctcaGTTGGAAATTATTCCGATTGTTTCCTGGGGAAGCATGAGGTCCACAGCCCCAACTCTAGAAGAGAAATAAGGGACAGGGGCGGGGAGGAacgcatttttaaaaacactttgctCTAAAATCCCTGCAAATGTAAAGtggaaagcatttctttttctgcaaaaaataatcttaaagatctttttattttccacatgatCTATTTCACCCCCCTGAATATACAGAATCTGGACGGCAAATCACTTAAGATATTTTGGTAATATACCTTCGCATGAGTTCCCCCATACTCTTTTAACCACtgcaaatatgatttttttttcttgaccttctataccttaaaaaaaaaaaaaaaaacttatctcaAATTAACTGATTAAGAAGTAGCTCTAGTACACATAGCGAAAAGAATATAGAGCAAAGACCCTGGCCCCGAAAGAAATAGACCAGATCAAAACCAAAGGGGAAAAATCCTCTCTAAAGGAAAGCCCAGAGGGACGAGTAACAAAGGGTTAAAATCCTTTTGATTGACGTTGTAGCCTCCGGTGCCCCGGGCTCAGGCGCGCGCCATTGGCCGCCAGACCTTGTGCCTGACGGCCAATGGGGGGGCGCGGTCCACGAGCGGTGCcgcgtgtctcctcctcccattGGCTGAAAGTTACTGTGGGAAAGAAAGTTTGGGAAGTTTCACACGAGCCGTTCGCGTGCAGTCCCAGATATATATAGAGGCCGCCAGGGCCTGGGGATCACACAGGATCCGGAGCTGGTGCTGATAACAGCGGAATCCCCCGTCTACCTCTCTCCTTGGTCCTGGAATAGCGCTACCGATCACCAAGTagccataaaataataaatgctcagCACTCGCTCAGTAGTTTTGTGAATGTCTCAAGTAAAAGAGacataggcaaaaaaaaaaatttttttttgcgtggactccaaaaataaaattctctagggattaaaaaaaaaaaagaaagaaagaaaatgccagccgatataatggagaaaaattccTCGTCCCCGGTGGCTGCTACCCCAGCCAGTGTCAACACGACACCGGATAAACCAAAGACAGCATCTGAGCACAGAAAGGTAAGGGCAATAATACCTGTATATCTGCAGCCCCACGAAATTTATTCGGGATTTGCTGTGTATGGGCGGGGGGTGCTCCTCTCGCTCTTAAAACCCCGGCGTGACATGGCAGATCCCAGGAGAActcaagccttttttttttttttttaaccccttttaCAGTCATCCAAACCTATCATGGAGAAAAGACGAAGAGCAAGAATAAATGAAAGCCTGAGCCAGCTGAAAACGCTCATTTTGGATGCTCTTAAGAAAGATGTAAGTGGGGaatgctgcctttttttttaattaaaaaacatgaaGTCCTATTTTCCCAGCCACTAAGAATGAAACCTCGCTTGCTGTGCGGAAAATCTTACCCCGCCTAGCACTGCCTTCTCCTAAACCGGAGGGCTGGGCACTCTCGCCAGGGGGTCTCGGGATACGGGAGCTGCGGCCGGCCGGAGTAAGGGAGCACTCCGAGGCAGCTGACAGAGACCTGACTTTTCCCTTTTGCTTCCTCTTATGTGCAGAGCTCCCGGCATTCCAAGCTGGAGAAGGCGGACATTCTGGAAATGACAGTGAAGCACCTCCGGAACCTGCAGCGGGCGCAAATGACTGGTAAGGGCAGCTCGCCGCGTCCCCTCTGCGGGCGTCCCTCTCGCTCCGCGGTGATTTCTTCCAGACTTCCGCCCGTGGTTGAGAGGCATTCAGCTACATTTTACTGCCTTGGCTCCCTCTCGCGTTCCCACGGTCTGGGTCTTATTTATAGCCACAACTCCAAGTTGTTACTGTTccggaaagggagggagagaggttgTAGCCCTGAGGTTGTCGGGCAGCTAAGCTGTGGAGGAAGCGGGTAGGGGCGAAAGGACCGTGGGGGGTTTGAGCTGAGTGGAGCCTGGGGTCATCCGGTCTAGCACTCACCCACCCCACCATGCCCCCAGTGCAGAAGAGAAAATGGGACTTGGGTGGCGAATTGGGTGGCATTTCAAGGTCACACCGCGCGAGGGGATAAGGTAGGGGTGGCAGACCTGGGGCTGAAATCTGTTTAAATGGAGCgacagggagtgaggagggagtGTCTCTTCTAAGCTCGCTTGGCTAGTGTGAAGAGgtgactgttttttttaaatgtaccccACCCTCCCAGCCCGAGGTAGTTCTGCGGGTGCGTGGTCACGGAGGCGCGCCGCAGGGACCTCCCAGGGCGGGAAGCAGTGGCCCCGGGGTGGAGGCAGGGACCTCCCCAGGCGGGAAGCAGTGGCTGTTCGGTGACGAGCTTGTCTCCTTCTGGCCTTCAGCTGCGCTGAGCACAGACCCGAGCGTGCTGGGGAAGTACCGCGCCGGCTTCAGCGAGTGCATGAACGAGGTGACCCGCTTCCTGTCCACGTGCGAGGGCGTTAACACCGAGGTACGCACTCGGCTGCTCGGCCACCTGGCCAACTGCATGACCCAGATCAACGCCATGACCTACCCTGGGCAGCCGCATCCCGCCTTGcaggcgccgccgccgcccccgccaGGACCCGGCGGCCCCCAGCACGCGCCGTtcgcgccgccgccgccaccgctcGTGCCCATCCCCGGAGGTGCGGCGCCCCCTCCCGGTGGCGCACCCTGCAAGTTGGGCAGCCAGGCTGGAGAGGCGGCCAAGGTGTTTGGCGGCTTCCAGGTGGTGCCGGCTCCTGATGGCCAATTTGCCTTCCTCATCCCGAATGGGGCCTTCGCTCACAGCGGCCCAGTCATCCCAGTCTACACCAGCAACAGTGGGACCTCAGTGGGTCCCAACGCAGTATCTCCTTCCAGCGGCTCCTCGCTCACGGCGGACTCCATGTGGAGGCCGTGGCGGAACTGAGGGGCTCAGGCCACCCTTCCCTTAAGCTCCCCAGCCCACTCTCTCCCCTCCGGACACTAAACAGGAACTTGGATGTTAGGAGAGAAGACTTTTGTGATTAAGTGGTTACtccgttttgttttgtttttaatttctaaaaagttaCTTTTTTGTAGAGAGCTGTATTAAGTGACTGACCATGCactatatttgtacatattttatatgttcatATTGGATTGCGCCTTTGTATTATAAAAGTTGAGATGACATTTCGTTTTTTACAcgagatttcttttttatgtgatgcCAAAGATGTTTGAAAATGCTCTTAAAGTATCTTCCTTTGGGGaagtttgagaaaataaaagaagtgaaggCTTTTATGTCTTAGAACTGATTatttcagaatatgtaaaaagaaGCTTATCATGAATTGCATGTAATCTGGGAATCCAGAACTtggctcttttgttttttaaaaaattaaatctacgAACTAAAAAAGACTTAAGTTCCATCTAACTTAAAAGAGCCCATCTGATATGGCTTCCCTGATAAACTTATGGTCATTCTCTTAAAGGGTTTCAAAAAGTTGTTTAAACTCCTTCATCCTTGTTCCATTAGTTCTTCTGAAAAGAACTGAATTCATGAAGTTCAGTGGATCCAGTCTTATTGCCCATTGCACATTAAGGGCGTTGCCTGCACACTACTCCCCTAGGTTAGCTACCAACATCCAAAGTAAACATTCTTAGCAGCTGCAGGCTCCTACCTTCAAGTGCTAGGGTCTTCATTAGTCTCTCCATAGGTGTAGCTAGACATTCCCTAGCACCAGCTTCCAAAAGTTTGAAATGCCTCTCTGCACCCTCTTCAAGCAAGCTGAAGAGGTCAACAGATTCCTTTTGCCAAGGGACAGCTAGTTAGACTCCCAAGTGGAGTCCAAACCCAGATGATTAACACCAGACATGTGTTTTTGATAAGTTTCTGTGCTTGGCTCTAATAGAGAAAGCATGTGGGGGCTGCTCTGGCAGGCACACAGGCCATCTTCCCCTTTTAATACAAACAGCAAGCGACCCCTTCTCTTGGTCATGCCCCATTTCCAGGCAAGATGTGGGCTCCAGATAGAAGCAAAAGGGTTGTCTCGGGTTTCAGCTCACATAACCCTCCTTAACAAGTCCTAACTCAAAGCGGACAGCTTTAAACTGTGCCAGGATCTGCAGGGAATTTCTTCCAAATCCCATCACAAAGGCTTGTCAGATTTTGTCAGATTTGGCCAGGTGTTTGACTGCATCCAGGTGTTGGGGAAATGAAAACCACGAGCCCTGCGAGACCAGACACATCAGCCGCGTTGTGGGTCTGGCCGGCGCGctctcctcccccaccacccccaccgcTGGCCagtcctcctcccgccaacctctcACCCCCCTTCTCTAAGAGCGGCTTCTGGGAGGAGAAGGATGAGGCGGGAGAGATCAATCTTTGAAGCTTTCCTAACAAAGATAAAGCCAACGATTTTCTGTCTTGTTTCAAAAGCTTTACCTCTCCCCCGCCTGGCTCAGGCCTTTCCCACAGGCCAGTGTGGAGAGCGGCTCTATCACAGGAATGATCTAGCAGACAGCAGTCGGTTTTCTCTCCAATACCTTCGCCCCAGCTTCAGCCCCACAGGGAAAgctttaaaagacttttttttgaatttggatcttacTTTCCTTATTTTGTGTACATGAAAGATGTCTTAACACACCCTCCACCAAAGAAACACACACGCCCTTCTTTATCATATCATTTTTCCACGTTTTCCCTCCTGTTTAAACACAAACATAGTAACAATTGCTCCATTAAGACACCCATCCCAAACTCAATGCTTCATTTGGTGAGCCTGTCTTCTGGCCCCACTAGGGTTTCTTAGCTGTTCTGGTAAAATTTATCCAGACATCAGggtcttaatttttataaaagtaattgCTTTATGTTGATGGTCTTTGAAAGTTATGGGATGGGGGGCACAATCACCACATcaactgaaaattaaatttctatgtTTTTCCCTATACCCAAAATAAGCACTTACTAATATCACCAAAAGTACACAGACACAGTATCTTCCTGTGGAGGAGAaacaaatggaaggaaaataagtcatctgttcttttaattggttgtTTGAAAAGAACACTTTTTCCCTGAAATGTGGGTTTAGACTATTAGATGAGCTATTTGTTTCTGTGCAATAGGGAGATGGTCCCTAGGACCAAATGGGACGGGCAGTTCTGGTtcttgacccagctatgccactaaACTCATTGTGTCGCCTTAGAAAggtaatttttcttctctgtggcaTTCCCAAGTCCATAAATCGAGTgaatttcttactttctttctttggtacaggggattgaactcagggtcactcgaccacggagtcacatccccagccccattttgtattttatttagagacagggtctcactgagttgcttagtgcctcacttttgctgaggctggctttgagctcaggatcctcctgcctcagcctcctgagcctctgggattacaggcgtgcgccaccacgccctCCTTGGTCCTGCCTGTTTCTGGAATAAGTAGCCAGAGGAGAGACAAAGTTTCAAAGAACTCTTGCTTCCCTGGAGGTCCCTTGGGTCAGACCTAATTATACAGCCTTGGGGCACACCCAGCAGCCCCTCTCACTAGTCTCTAGCAGTGCTGATCCTTCGGAGAGATAAGGCACAGCTCCTAGGTTGGTGAGGGATGCCGACACCTAGGCCTCTCTTTGGAGACCATCGCTGCCGCGGCCCTCCTTGATCTCCAGCCGCCTCCAGTGCAAGAAAGGCGCCCAAGTGGGAAGGGCTGTGGATCTCCTAGGTCAAGACTAGAGCTTTCTCCAAGACGTGCCGAAGCACCACTCCGAGCCTCGCCCCTCCTCGCGCCCCATCCCGCCCCACGTGTTTCTGCACTGGGGACCCAGGGGCTTAACCGGACCCCCTCATAGACACCGCCGTCCTGGGGAACCTGTCATTAAAGTCAATTAACTTTTCCCACACCCCTTGGCCGGTAACAACCCTGTGCTAGCTTCCTCCCGGCTCCTAAGTGCAACCAGATGGGCGGACCAGCAGCCCCCGCCGCGCGCCCGCCGGGGCAGCTCGCGGGTTCCTGGGAGGCCTCCGGGGTCTGTGGCCCGGGCGGGAGCAGGCCAGGGCGGCCACGCCGGGCCGGCCCCGGCGGCCCTGCGGCCAAGGTGGCTTGCTTAGCAGGCCCGGCTGCTTTCTGGCAGGAAATGAATAGCTCCCAGATGAGCTCAGGCAACCTGAGAGGTCGTGAGAACGGCGCGAACCCCCGCCTGTGCAGCCGGCAGCCTGCCAGGCCGCGGGGGgagcgggcggcggcggcggcgggaggcCGGGAGGcccggcgggcgggcgggcgggcggcgcgggggcaggagggaggagggaggcgcTGACACACGAGCCCGCGCCCGCTCCCGCTGACAGGCAGGCAGCCGCCCGCGCCCGCCGCCTCCCCCGCCTCCCCCGCCCCGGGCCCCAGCGCCTCCCAAGCAGCAAGCCCAAGCCGCAGAGCCGCGGCCGCCCGGCCCGCTGGGGCCCGGGGGTGGGGCCGCCTGCCAGTGTTTTTCCAGTTCCCCCGGTAGCTCCGGGCCGCATTTAGAAGCCGGGGAACTGGGCCGAGGCCAGTGTCAGGGCACCAGAGGCCCTCGCGGCCGCAGAGCCCTGCCAGGCGGTAGGCCAAGCCGGGCAGGAGTGGGCAGGCTGGGACGGGGCGAGACCATCTCAGCCCGAGTTGCCCCAGAAAAAGCCCTTGCCTTCTGGATGCCTTCAGAAAAGGAGCCTCGTTTCTGAAAACcctgagcacctactaagtgccCAGCAGCCGGCGGTGGGTGCGAGGACGATAACGCGGAGGGCCACACAGCCCCTGCCCTCACAGAGCTCTCTGTTTAACCAGGGAGACAGACAAACACACCAGTGACTCATCCCACGCTTGATGTGCTAAGTGCCAGAACTGAAGTTTAAATAAAGGGCACCCAGGACAGAAAGATTCATTCTGATTTGAGGGGAAACCGGGGAAGTTTTTCGCGAAATTTGGCACTTGAAGTCcagagatgaaagaaaatcagaaaagtcAGGACTCGGAAGGTGTGGAAAAACAAGGTGACAGAAAAAATACAGGTCTAATTTGGGGAAATTTCAGGGAGTCCACATACGGTCATTGTATCTGAATTTTCAAATCCTGTACAGATAAGCATGGAGGTCAAAAAAGAGGACCAAGTTACCTACCTGGTTACTTTGGTTCACTGCAGTAGAGCCCAGGGGTTAGAAGCACATTGATCTGGCTTCTGGACACTTAAGATTTTAAGCCCAAGGCAAAGTTTCTcacttttctgttgtttgtttgtttaatcctTGCCTTGCAATATTGCTCAGGGTggcctggaactcctgggctcaagtgatcctcctgcctcagcctccacctcTGGAGTAGCTAGTACTACAGACATTGGCTACCTTTCCTTGTTTTAATGCCTCCTTTTCTATTGTAGAAATCTCATCAGTACTTTAGGACTCATAAGGGTAGAACCTCATTAGGGTTGTGAGGAGAAATGAGTAAATATGCTTGAAGCATTTAGAATGGCGCTTGGACATAAGCCATCCGTGTATGTCAGCTGTTATGATTCCTAAACAACCAGGGAGGATGTTCAACAGACCAAGAAAGCCAGCCGGGGCCTTTGCCCAAGGATATCAGGGTCTGCTTGTAACTACCCCAGGCCCCATGGTAAAGGACCACAgtctcttcctcagcttctgaaTTTCATGCATTCATTTGGTAATTACTGACCCAGGCACTAGAGAaataaagagggaagaaaggcagGATGTCCGCCACTATAAAGCTCACAGACTGGTAGTTGAGATAgttgtttttttggggtttttttttttttttttttttttttttttttggtaccaggcatcgaactcaggggcactcaaccactgagccacatcccagtcctatttcatattttatttagaggcagggtctcactg comes from the Sciurus carolinensis chromosome 9, mSciCar1.2, whole genome shotgun sequence genome and includes:
- the Hes1 gene encoding transcription factor HES-1, which encodes MPADIMEKNSSSPVAATPASVNTTPDKPKTASEHRKSSKPIMEKRRRARINESLSQLKTLILDALKKDSSRHSKLEKADILEMTVKHLRNLQRAQMTAALSTDPSVLGKYRAGFSECMNEVTRFLSTCEGVNTEVRTRLLGHLANCMTQINAMTYPGQPHPALQAPPPPPPGPGGPQHAPFAPPPPPLVPIPGGAAPPPGGAPCKLGSQAGEAAKVFGGFQVVPAPDGQFAFLIPNGAFAHSGPVIPVYTSNSGTSVGPNAVSPSSGSSLTADSMWRPWRN